A window of Ignicoccus hospitalis KIN4/I contains these coding sequences:
- a CDS encoding imidazoleglycerol-phosphate dehydratase — protein MERRTKETVVKVEKCERASADVEIPFFRHMLETFLKHSGLAACISARDLQGFDDHHLVEDVAIVLGRFLKEEFAKKVEEGTLKRFTWSLVPMDEALARCALDVSGRGGFYGSMEFEREEIGGLALENVEHFFETLAREARITLHLDLLKGKNDHHKVEALFKAFAKCVSEALGYGGELSTKGVIEINGQ, from the coding sequence TTGGAGAGGAGGACTAAGGAGACCGTGGTCAAAGTGGAGAAGTGCGAGCGCGCGAGCGCAGACGTGGAGATACCCTTCTTCCGCCACATGCTCGAGACGTTCTTGAAGCATTCCGGCCTGGCCGCTTGCATAAGCGCTCGCGACCTCCAAGGCTTTGATGACCACCACTTGGTGGAGGACGTGGCCATAGTTCTGGGAAGGTTCTTGAAAGAAGAGTTCGCTAAGAAGGTGGAAGAGGGAACTCTCAAGAGGTTCACGTGGTCTTTGGTCCCCATGGACGAGGCGCTGGCGCGCTGCGCGCTCGACGTCTCAGGGAGAGGAGGCTTCTACGGCAGTATGGAGTTCGAGCGGGAGGAGATAGGCGGCCTCGCGCTGGAGAACGTGGAGCACTTCTTCGAGACCCTCGCTCGGGAGGCAAGGATCACGTTGCACTTAGACCTCCTTAAGGGCAAGAACGACCATCACAAAGTAGAAGCGTTGTTCAAGGCGTTCGCCAAGTGTGTGTCCGAAGCGCTGGGGTACGGCGGAGAGCTCAGCACCAAGGGGGTGATAGAGATCAATGGTCAGTAA